In Sphingomonas phyllosphaerae, one DNA window encodes the following:
- a CDS encoding FAD-binding oxidoreductase: MIRTAIVVGDGVVALNVALALQRRGTQVTIVAPDAPWRGASWGNAGHIAVEQVEPLASLATVKSVPKRLFSRGGALALPARAIRHWLPFTGRLLRASTPARFAKGKAALSAMLATAIPAWQRVLAEAGASELLRVDGHFIVWETADSAARGRAAWQAADTGTATVRDATRDELAQLARLTTLPIAGALRVEGSGQITDTGALGDALTARFTAAGGARVYGSARSVIERAGGVRVTLDEGAPLDADVVVVAAGAASAPLVAPLGLRAPLIAERGYHIEGDPGDWPVDQPPVVFEDRAMIVTRFAERLRAASIVEFAAIATPADPRKWARLRAHVAALGLPLQEPVAPWMGARPTLPDYLPAIGRRGAVAYAFGHQHLGLTLSATSGEALAALLHDETPAYDLTPFDLARFG; encoded by the coding sequence ATGATTCGCACGGCGATCGTCGTCGGCGATGGCGTGGTGGCGCTCAACGTCGCGCTTGCGCTGCAGCGGCGCGGCACGCAGGTGACGATCGTCGCGCCTGACGCACCGTGGCGCGGCGCATCATGGGGCAACGCCGGGCATATCGCGGTCGAACAGGTCGAGCCGCTCGCGTCGCTGGCGACGGTGAAGAGCGTGCCCAAGCGGCTGTTCTCGCGCGGCGGGGCGCTGGCGCTGCCGGCGCGCGCGATCCGGCACTGGCTGCCGTTCACGGGGCGGCTGCTGCGCGCCAGCACGCCCGCGCGCTTCGCCAAGGGCAAGGCGGCGCTGTCGGCGATGCTCGCCACCGCGATCCCGGCGTGGCAACGCGTGCTGGCCGAGGCGGGGGCGTCCGAACTGCTGCGCGTCGACGGACATTTCATCGTCTGGGAAACCGCCGACAGCGCGGCGCGCGGCCGTGCGGCATGGCAGGCGGCGGACACCGGCACGGCGACGGTGCGTGACGCGACGCGTGACGAACTGGCGCAACTCGCCCGGTTGACGACGCTGCCGATCGCGGGTGCGCTGCGCGTCGAGGGAAGCGGACAGATCACCGATACCGGCGCGCTCGGCGATGCGTTGACGGCGCGCTTCACCGCGGCGGGCGGCGCAAGGGTATATGGCAGCGCCCGCTCCGTGATCGAGCGTGCCGGCGGGGTGCGTGTCACGCTGGACGAGGGTGCGCCGCTCGACGCCGATGTCGTGGTGGTGGCGGCGGGTGCGGCATCGGCACCGCTCGTCGCCCCTCTGGGGCTGCGCGCGCCGCTGATCGCCGAGCGCGGCTATCATATCGAGGGCGATCCGGGCGACTGGCCGGTCGACCAACCGCCGGTCGTGTTCGAGGATCGCGCGATGATCGTCACGCGCTTCGCCGAACGGCTGCGCGCGGCGAGCATCGTCGAGTTCGCAGCGATCGCCACACCCGCCGACCCCCGCAAATGGGCGCGGTTGCGCGCGCATGTCGCGGCGCTGGGGTTGCCATTGCAGGAGCCCGTCGCACCGTGGATGGGTGCGCGGCCGACGTTGCCCGATTATCTGCCCGCGATCGGACGGCGGGGCGCGGTGGCCTATGCGTTCGGGCATCAGCATCTCGGCCTCACGCTGTCGGCGACCAGCGGGGAGGCGCTGGCGGCGTTGCTCCACGATGAGACGCCGGCCTATGACTTGACCCCGTTCGATCTGGCACGCTTCGGGTAA